From the Paraflavitalea soli genome, the window TATTCAGCTATATAGGTTATAAAGCCCACGAGGAATCCGTTAATAAAAGAACCTCTCTTTCTATTCAACTACAGGAAGAAGTGCGCAACCTCAATGAAGTAGTGGTAGTGGGCTATGGTACCGTCAGGAGAAAAGACCTCACCGGATCTGTGGCCCAGGTAAGCGGAAAAGAAGTGAACACTTTTCCTACTACCAATATCATGCAGGCCCTGCAGGGAAGGGCATCCGGCGTACAGGTGCTGCAAAACAATGGTTCACCCGGTGGTGCTATCAGTGTACGCATAAGAGGAACTAATTCCATCTATGGAACCAATGAACCCCTGTATGTGGTAGATGGTTTTCCTGTTAACGGCAATCCTACCTTTTTGCAAAATGCCGATATTGAATCCATCGATATCCTCAAGGATGCCTCCGCGGTGGCCATCTATGGCGCCAGGGGATCCAATGGTGTAGTGATGATCACGACCAAAATGGGTAAGAAAGGTGGCCGCACTTATGTGGATTATGAAGCGGGCTATACCGTGCAAATGCCCACCAAAAAATTAAAGCTCATGAATGCGCAGCAATATGCGCAGTTCTACAATGAGCAGGCTGTCAATGATGGCGTAGCTCCATTCTTTACAACCCAGCAGATAGAGGACTTTGGCAAAACACCCGGTACAGATTGGCAGAAAGAAGTGATGCACAATGCCCCCATCTATTCTACCAACCTGAGCGTGAGCGGCGGCAATGAAAAAACACAGTTTGCTTTCTCTGCCGGTGCCTTTCAGCAGGATGGTATCATACGCAACAGCGACTTCGACCGTTACTCCCTGCGTACCAACCTCACCCACGAGATCAGTAAAATGTTCAGTGTAACTTCCAACCTGGCCTTAACGAAGATCAACAGCAACCGCCAGAACTCTGGCCGCAGCAATCGTGGCGCCGACCTCATTTCAGGTATGCTCAGCGCGCCGCCTACCCTCAGCCCCTATACAGACAACGGCGCCTACAGGCGGCTCAATACAGCGTACCCTTTCATTTCCAACGCCATCAACAACCCCCTTACAACCATCTACAATGTAACCGATAAAATTGATGCCGATCGTATCCTCGCCAATGTAGGCTTCACCATCAAACCTTTCAAAGGGGTTACGGTCAAAATATCAGGTGGTGTAGAACGCTCAACCGACAGGGAAGACTATTATGCAAAGATTGATACCGTTACCAATTATACCGGCTATGCCAGGGTCAACAACAGCCAGCGTACCAGCTACCTCAACGAGAATGTAGCTACCTGGACCGCTAAATACGGCGTGCATGGCATTACCGTAACCGGCGGTTTCACCTACCAGAATAATATTTATAAAACGCAAAATGGCGAAGGTACCGGGTTCATCAGCGATGTAACCCAAACCTATAACCTGGCCCTCGCAGAGTCACCCGGCATTCCCGGCTCTTACTATGAAAAATGGGTCATGCTTTCCTACCTGGGTAGGGTCAACTACTCCCTGCTCGATAAATACCTGCTCACCCTCAGCTTTCGGGCAGATGGCTCTTCACGATTCACAGAAAAATGGGGCAACTTTCCTTCAGCAGCACTCGCCTGGCGCGTGTCTGATGAGAAATTCTTTGAACCGGTGAAGTTTGTCAATGATCTCAAACTGCGTGTTAGTTACGGTTCCGTGGGCAATCCTTCTATCAACCCCTATGCCACCTTAAACCAGCTCTTTGGCAGCAAAACCATCTTTGGTGATGCCTTGTACAACACACTCGCGCCCGGCACCACCCTGCCCGGTAAACTCAAATGGGAAACTACCGACCAGTTTGATATAGGTCTCGATGCCGCCTTGCTCGAAAACCGCATCAGGTTCACCTTCGATTATTATAAGAAAACCACCCGTGATCTCCTCAACAGGGTACAGCTTCCCGCCTCCATGGGATACAACGATGTACTCCGCAACGTAGGCAAAGTGGAGAATAAAGGTGTTGAATTCGGTATAGATGCCACAGTACTGCAAGGCCCCCTGCAATGGAATGTATCCGCCAACTTTTCCCGTAGCCGCAACAAAGTAGTGAAGCTTTATGGCGGACAGGATATCCTGGGCACCAGCTTGTATACCGGCAATATCAATGATGTGGTCAACCTCCTGCGCGAAGGACAGCCCATGGGTATCTTCTACGGCTATAAAGAAATTGGTTATAACGATAAAGGGATTCCTGTT encodes:
- a CDS encoding SusC/RagA family TonB-linked outer membrane protein yields the protein MKLNCLIITSLLCTANLLVASPGKAQILKETKVSVGLREESLRSAFTQIEKQTNFRFAFVESQVSPYKKVTLPLRSRSLLTTLELLFDNTLLEYAVKNNTIVVIEKQQGDTAANYSNPAANWQFDRTIKNADIRVNGIVTDSKNQPLAGVTIAQKGTDKGVTSAADGSFSIYVPEDAILVFSYIGYKAHEESVNKRTSLSIQLQEEVRNLNEVVVVGYGTVRRKDLTGSVAQVSGKEVNTFPTTNIMQALQGRASGVQVLQNNGSPGGAISVRIRGTNSIYGTNEPLYVVDGFPVNGNPTFLQNADIESIDILKDASAVAIYGARGSNGVVMITTKMGKKGGRTYVDYEAGYTVQMPTKKLKLMNAQQYAQFYNEQAVNDGVAPFFTTQQIEDFGKTPGTDWQKEVMHNAPIYSTNLSVSGGNEKTQFAFSAGAFQQDGIIRNSDFDRYSLRTNLTHEISKMFSVTSNLALTKINSNRQNSGRSNRGADLISGMLSAPPTLSPYTDNGAYRRLNTAYPFISNAINNPLTTIYNVTDKIDADRILANVGFTIKPFKGVTVKISGGVERSTDREDYYAKIDTVTNYTGYARVNNSQRTSYLNENVATWTAKYGVHGITVTGGFTYQNNIYKTQNGEGTGFISDVTQTYNLALAESPGIPGSYYEKWVMLSYLGRVNYSLLDKYLLTLSFRADGSSRFTEKWGNFPSAALAWRVSDEKFFEPVKFVNDLKLRVSYGSVGNPSINPYATLNQLFGSKTIFGDALYNTLAPGTTLPGKLKWETTDQFDIGLDAALLENRIRFTFDYYKKTTRDLLNRVQLPASMGYNDVLRNVGKVENKGVEFGIDATVLQGPLQWNVSANFSRSRNKVVKLYGGQDILGTSLYTGNINDVVNLLREGQPMGIFYGYKEIGYNDKGIPVFEDIDKSGGVSAGDKTYIGNPNPDFIYGFNSNLSWKGFELSLFIQGSQGNDLVNLNKAATLDLGMGLNLPAEVFTDHWTPTNTQAKYPKITRNLPGNMSSRFVEDGSYLRFKNIQLAYNLSGSSIRAKWLRNAQFYVSAQNMITITSYSWYDPEMNVFGGANSFTQGVDYFSYPTAKSITFGVRCSF